Genomic segment of Sander vitreus isolate 19-12246 chromosome 17, sanVit1, whole genome shotgun sequence:
CAGAAACATCCGACCTGACACTTCACACACCAACGGACCGCCAGAGTCACCCTGTGAGAGAAAGGACGCAACAGTCAGTCAGTGATCAcgtcaaagaaagaaagatccAAGTACATAGTAGGCCAATTTTGTTGTAAAGGCTCATATGGATACTGACTGTCTATAAACAAAGTAATGACAGATGACAGATTTGAAGCTACGTTATTgtagtattgtattgtatattataataaatgaaatgtgtcCTGGCCCATTGAACAATATCTTTatatttgattgatttttgattttatGTTATGACAGAGCCAACATTTAGACATTGAAACtatttcaatatattttttctacTTAACccctaaattaaaataataataataataataataataataattattattattattattattattacaattataattataataattggTTGACAGGCAGGTCCTTCAGACAAGGTAAGCCACTCTTTCAATAAATTATCATAAGATCTCCTTTAATGCTGCTGAAGTTTGAAGCTGTTTGCATATTTGTCTTTTAGATTACAACTTCCTCTAAGTTTTGTTCTTTAACTTAAAGACTAAAGACATTCATGCATACACTGGGTTCATTGCTCACCTTGCAGGCATCAGTGCTCCAGTCAGGGCTCCCAGCACAGAACATGTTCTCTGTGATGAGATCTCCATAGTACGATTCACTTGTACAGTCAGTCTTGGAGAGCAGTTTCACTTCGGCCTGCTTCAGGTACTGTGAGTAATGCCACGCCGCTGCAGACGACAGTGTCAGTTGTAAGAATCAGTAAAGTGGCTGAGATATCAGTAATGAATGTGTAGGTTAGAGGTTCTGTATTACATACCAAATCTCTCCATCCCAAATCCTGCGATGCTGCACTGAAATCCTGCGGGAAGCTGAGTGTGAGCTGGAGGAAGACACACTGTCTGGGCAGACGCTGACCTCACTGCACATCCTCCATTGCTGCTTTTGATCTTCAACAGTGCTGAAATGCAAAGACAAACACAGCTATGAGTCCTCCTGCACACAAAGCACCCATTACAACTCtttctcacccacacacacagtacaattGTGCGCACCTATGTCATTGTTGAAGTTGGATTCATTGTATTTTCGGTGGATGATCAGTTTTTCCACAGTGaatctctgctccctgacagcATCTGTGTCATTGATGGCAGTTTTTCCCAGGTATACAGACAGACGCCGGATGTTTGTCTCCATACTgaacaaaaaccaaacacaggtgtgtaaacatattacatacccATATGAGTCATATTGCAATCATAGTATGAGAATCGTAGTGAAGGAAATGatagtgtgttgtgttttctgtctcaCCCATCAGAGAAGCAGTGTGCAGCCGTGAGAACCCAGCATGGTGCAATGAGAGAGCCACCACAGAGGAAACGTTTGCCCTGATGAAAGAGAGCAGCGACCCATGGGTGCGACTCTATGGGTGTGAAAGAACCACCCACAATTTTATGCATCCTCCGCTGAGACCTCTCGCCACATGTCAGCTCTGCGGGGACAGGATGAGTCAGTGAGTGATGATGAAGGGAATCATGAGGTGACattgagaaaaaaagtgtatt
This window contains:
- the plaua gene encoding plasminogen activator, urokinase a; the encoded protein is MNLIVIVAVLAAISIDVAFSRRWSPKPRDINRECRSGDGSSYRGFVSESAYGTICLNWNKFKIPSGASKGLGNHNYCRNPDQRLSPWCHVQKGRRIVREFCNIPSCSTPAVKPPPAVDTELTCGERSQRRMHKIVGGSFTPIESHPWVAALFHQGKRFLCGGSLIAPCWVLTAAHCFSDGMETNIRRLSVYLGKTAINDTDAVREQRFTVEKLIIHRKYNESNFNNDIALLKIKSSNGGCAVRSASAQTVCLPPAHTQLPAGFQCSIAGFGMERFAAWHYSQYLKQAEVKLLSKTDCTSESYYGDLITENMFCAGSPDWSTDACKGDSGGPLVCEVSGRMFLFGVVSWGEGCARRNKPGVYTQVTNYNKWIAAKTGLSKYTNGVMYPIK